A region from the Mucilaginibacter sp. CSA2-8R genome encodes:
- the hemN gene encoding oxygen-independent coproporphyrinogen III oxidase, whose translation MQPSEALIEKYHVAAPRYTSYPTVPYWDADAFNAQSWKQSVKLSFDESNATDGISLYVHLPYCESLCTYCGCNTRITKNHGVEVPYIQTVLKEWELNQQVFQEAPIIREIHLGGGTPTFFSPDNLEMLINGLLKNAVVHADAEFSFEAHPGNTTEAHLQTLYNLGFRRLSLGIQDFDPKVQFIINRIQTFEQVKAVTEQTRQIGYTSVNFDLIYGLPLQTMEGLVDTVRMVAELMPDRIAFYNYAHVPWVRPGQRRFTENDLPDAYTRRKLYETGRRLFTALSYKEIGMDHFALTTDSLYLAEQAGRLHRNFMGYTHQYTQLMVGLGVSSISDTWYGFAQNVKKVEEYVNLVNQGEIPVFKGHVLTHEDLIIRRHILNIMCKGTTCWNLHRESSIALCDGLDRMETLADDGLIELNSWCLTVTPLGKRFLRNICMALDARLWADKPATQLFSMA comes from the coding sequence ATGCAACCATCCGAAGCCCTTATAGAAAAATATCATGTGGCAGCCCCACGCTATACCAGTTATCCAACCGTACCTTACTGGGATGCTGATGCTTTTAATGCGCAAAGCTGGAAACAATCGGTAAAACTGTCGTTCGACGAAAGTAATGCCACCGATGGCATCAGTCTCTATGTGCATCTGCCTTATTGCGAAAGCTTGTGTACCTATTGCGGATGCAATACCCGCATAACCAAGAACCATGGGGTAGAAGTGCCTTACATTCAAACCGTGTTAAAAGAGTGGGAACTGAACCAACAGGTGTTTCAAGAGGCGCCTATCATCCGCGAAATTCACCTAGGTGGTGGTACACCTACTTTTTTTAGTCCGGATAATTTAGAAATGCTGATTAACGGCTTGCTTAAAAATGCCGTCGTGCATGCGGATGCAGAGTTTAGCTTTGAGGCACATCCGGGTAACACCACCGAGGCGCATTTGCAAACTTTGTACAACCTGGGCTTTCGGAGATTAAGCTTGGGCATTCAGGATTTTGATCCTAAAGTGCAGTTTATCATCAACCGAATTCAAACTTTTGAGCAGGTAAAAGCAGTAACTGAGCAGACTCGTCAGATAGGCTATACTTCTGTAAACTTTGATTTGATTTACGGATTACCGTTGCAAACGATGGAAGGCTTGGTGGATACCGTACGCATGGTAGCCGAGCTGATGCCCGACCGTATCGCCTTTTACAACTACGCGCACGTGCCGTGGGTTAGACCCGGCCAGCGCCGCTTTACTGAAAATGATTTGCCCGATGCCTATACCAGGCGCAAGCTATACGAAACCGGCCGTCGTTTATTTACTGCGTTGAGCTATAAAGAAATTGGTATGGACCATTTCGCCCTAACTACTGATAGCCTGTACCTAGCGGAGCAAGCCGGCCGGTTGCACCGGAATTTTATGGGCTACACGCACCAGTATACTCAATTAATGGTTGGCTTAGGCGTGTCGTCCATCAGCGATACCTGGTATGGGTTTGCGCAGAATGTAAAGAAGGTTGAGGAGTATGTGAATTTGGTAAACCAAGGTGAGATACCGGTATTTAAAGGCCATGTGCTTACTCATGAAGACTTGATTATCCGCCGTCATATTCTAAATATCATGTGTAAGGGTACAACTTGTTGGAACCTGCACCGCGAATCCAGCATCGCTTTATGCGATGGCTTGGACCGCATGGAAACCTTGGCTGATGATGGCTTGATTGAGCTGAACTCTTGGTGCCTGACTGTTACACCTTTAGGTAAGCGCTTTCTACGTAATATATGCATGGCGCTTGATGCCCGCCTTTGGGCTGATAAGCCGGCTACCCAACTATTCAGCATGGCTTAA
- a CDS encoding two-component regulator propeller domain-containing protein yields MTPKLQEQTSNLKKASILLLRVLFFAVTASAQSVKANFDKYTVNDGLSSNTIFDVIKDKYGFVWIATDDGLNRFDGVNFTVYRNKDNDSTSLKNNSVSNIYEDRLGQLWVGTNGGGLSLYNRKKDAFLNFKYTIDNEWISEAITGMAEDRSGNIWITSFNGLYQLQPRTRLVKHIKLTGLRHSEAMLSIFTDRQCRIWIATLNGLLLLDPVSHKITRFAHADKDNNSLVSNHVLRITQDHAGNIWVGTIDGLSMLSPDLKVVKNYHKSNTPGGGLSDNHIRALKVDNHNQLWIGTDGGLNVLDISKQVFTVYHPDERNNGGINSQSIRSVYFDNHDICWLGTYQGGLNKFDQNFTHFNHKQRNAFDNQGLSAAVVTSFAEAADNNVFIGTDGGGLNLFRTKSGLFDHVNIVPSKTNIRPKLAIMGLEMAAPNTLWISTYFDGLFAYNPQNRSYRQFVKETGPTALNSNNIICTKVDRNGNLWIGTDGGGINLLDKKQQNIRYFVNPTGNTEDAHYPSNNVIRTIEEDDSGKIWVGTFGAGISVYDPSTGLFRAYKKGNSGLPNNYVLTILKDKAGQLWIGTNGGGISLFNPKTAMFRTFSEKDGLPNDIVYKLVEDNEGNIWASTNKGLSRLDRQTFTITNYNSQNGLQNSPFVLGAGIALSNGDIYFGGQNGINYFSPSDIRKNLRKPGIALINLYVDNKKAVPEEDGPITESILSARKIELKYKQNFAIEFVALNYTNPSQNQYEYKLDGFDREWIRAGKNHQASYTNLSPGKYEFHVRAITNDGVSTGKERSITVIISPPLWLTPLALLLYIGVAVSAIFFIRKLEIRKLKAHFLLEQERQQARQMIQAERSAAEHAHRLDQMKIKFLTNLSHEFRTPISLIMGPVENLLADETPVKIRPQLELVKRNGRRLLNLVNQLLDFRKMEQGELTLNLSAEDVLAFLQDTTNSFVDMAQRKGVDYKIILPQETLTTLMDVNKLERILFNLLSNAFKFTDQGGQVTVQIKLANISENTLLLTCQVSDTGVGIPAADLPHVFDRFYQTDNHKVVANQGSGIGLSIAREFVRLHGGNINVESSPGLGSTFHFDIPLSVASNHSPVELSDIVELQPDAEPTEAIASQNGKPLVLIIDDEADFRFYLRENLKETYRIAEAVDGHQGWQLALSLHPDLILSDVNMPIMDGMALSKKLKKDKRTLHIPLIVLTASHQETDQLMALDSEANDFITKPFSFAILQVKIRNLLALNEKLKASYSRLLKVTLDEMEIESEDEKFLKAVVLYIEKNLTDPQLSVDAISREFHMSRGSLYNKILEITGLVPVKFINSVKLDKAVQLMEKSGMKVAQIAYQVGYSTPNYFAKAFKEKFNMSPSEYIQLKRQRIKQLDPQNNLSD; encoded by the coding sequence ATGACCCCTAAATTACAAGAGCAGACTAGTAACCTTAAAAAAGCAAGTATTTTGCTGTTAAGGGTTTTGTTTTTTGCCGTTACTGCAAGCGCTCAATCAGTCAAAGCCAACTTTGACAAATACACTGTGAACGACGGATTGTCATCCAACACCATTTTTGATGTTATTAAAGACAAATACGGATTTGTGTGGATAGCCACAGATGATGGGCTTAACCGCTTTGATGGAGTAAACTTTACCGTTTACCGCAATAAAGACAATGACAGTACCAGTTTAAAAAACAACTCTGTAAGCAATATATATGAAGATCGGTTGGGCCAATTATGGGTTGGTACCAATGGCGGCGGCTTAAGCCTTTATAACCGCAAAAAAGATGCTTTCCTGAATTTTAAGTATACAATTGATAATGAATGGATAAGTGAGGCCATTACCGGCATGGCAGAAGACCGTAGCGGTAATATCTGGATTACATCTTTTAATGGGCTTTACCAGCTACAGCCCCGAACGCGACTGGTAAAACATATAAAACTAACGGGGCTGAGGCATTCTGAAGCGATGCTGAGTATTTTTACAGACCGCCAGTGCAGGATATGGATAGCTACGCTGAATGGGCTTTTGTTGCTTGACCCGGTAAGCCACAAAATCACTCGCTTTGCACATGCTGATAAAGACAATAATTCACTGGTAAGCAACCATGTGCTCAGAATAACCCAAGACCATGCAGGCAATATTTGGGTGGGTACTATTGACGGACTGAGCATGCTTAGCCCTGATTTAAAGGTTGTTAAAAACTACCACAAATCTAATACACCGGGAGGCGGGCTGAGTGATAATCATATACGTGCATTAAAGGTTGATAATCATAATCAGTTATGGATTGGCACAGATGGCGGACTAAATGTACTTGACATCAGCAAGCAAGTATTTACAGTTTATCACCCTGACGAACGTAATAACGGCGGAATAAACAGTCAATCCATTCGATCTGTATATTTTGATAACCATGATATATGCTGGCTGGGTACTTACCAGGGCGGATTAAATAAATTTGATCAAAACTTTACGCATTTTAATCATAAACAACGAAATGCCTTTGATAACCAGGGGCTGAGTGCTGCGGTTGTTACTTCATTTGCAGAGGCCGCTGACAATAATGTATTTATTGGTACGGATGGAGGCGGTCTGAATTTATTTCGCACAAAATCTGGATTGTTCGACCATGTAAATATTGTTCCCTCAAAAACTAACATTCGCCCCAAACTTGCTATTATGGGTTTGGAAATGGCAGCACCTAACACGTTATGGATTTCCACCTATTTTGATGGACTGTTCGCATATAATCCTCAAAATAGGAGTTACAGGCAGTTTGTAAAAGAGACGGGGCCAACGGCGCTGAACAGTAACAACATCATTTGTACTAAAGTAGACCGCAACGGCAACCTTTGGATAGGTACAGACGGTGGCGGCATCAATTTGCTCGACAAAAAGCAGCAGAACATCCGCTACTTTGTAAATCCAACAGGCAATACAGAGGATGCTCATTATCCGTCTAATAACGTTATCAGAACCATTGAGGAAGATGACTCAGGCAAAATATGGGTTGGTACGTTTGGCGCCGGCATATCAGTTTACGATCCATCTACCGGCCTGTTTCGGGCTTACAAAAAGGGCAACAGTGGTTTGCCTAACAACTATGTACTCACCATACTTAAAGACAAAGCCGGGCAGCTTTGGATTGGAACCAACGGAGGCGGCATCAGCCTGTTTAATCCCAAAACAGCAATGTTCCGTACGTTTTCAGAAAAGGATGGATTGCCAAACGATATTGTTTATAAGTTAGTTGAAGATAACGAGGGAAACATTTGGGCAAGCACCAATAAAGGCCTCAGCAGGCTTGACCGGCAAACATTCACCATTACCAATTACAATTCGCAAAATGGCCTGCAGAACAGTCCTTTTGTGCTAGGCGCTGGTATTGCCCTATCAAACGGAGATATTTATTTCGGCGGTCAAAACGGGATTAATTATTTCTCCCCTTCAGACATCAGAAAAAATCTGCGTAAACCCGGTATAGCGCTGATTAATCTATACGTTGACAACAAAAAAGCTGTCCCTGAAGAAGATGGCCCAATTACCGAATCGATATTATCTGCCCGGAAAATTGAATTAAAGTATAAACAAAATTTTGCCATAGAGTTTGTTGCACTTAACTATACCAATCCCTCCCAAAACCAGTATGAGTACAAATTAGATGGATTTGATAGGGAATGGATACGTGCAGGCAAAAACCATCAGGCCTCGTATACCAACCTTAGCCCGGGGAAATACGAATTCCATGTACGGGCAATTACAAATGACGGTGTTTCGACTGGAAAAGAAAGAAGTATAACGGTTATCATTTCGCCACCGCTATGGTTAACCCCCTTAGCACTTCTTTTATATATAGGTGTTGCGGTAAGTGCCATATTCTTTATTCGCAAGCTGGAAATACGCAAACTGAAGGCCCATTTTTTGTTAGAGCAAGAGCGGCAGCAAGCCAGGCAAATGATACAGGCAGAGCGTTCGGCCGCCGAACATGCGCACAGGCTTGACCAAATGAAGATCAAGTTTTTAACCAACCTGAGTCACGAGTTTAGAACCCCGATTTCACTGATTATGGGTCCTGTAGAAAACTTGCTGGCAGATGAAACGCCTGTAAAAATTCGTCCGCAACTGGAACTGGTTAAAAGAAACGGCCGCCGCCTGTTAAACCTGGTTAATCAGCTTCTGGACTTTAGAAAAATGGAACAAGGCGAACTGACGCTCAACCTAAGTGCAGAGGATGTACTGGCATTTTTGCAGGATACAACAAATTCGTTTGTTGACATGGCACAGAGGAAGGGGGTTGACTACAAAATAATTTTGCCGCAGGAGACATTGACCACCTTAATGGATGTGAATAAGCTGGAACGTATTCTTTTTAACCTATTATCCAACGCTTTTAAATTTACAGATCAAGGCGGGCAGGTTACTGTACAAATTAAACTGGCCAACATATCCGAAAACACATTACTCTTAACTTGCCAGGTAAGCGACACAGGCGTTGGAATCCCGGCAGCAGATTTACCACACGTTTTTGACAGATTCTACCAAACAGACAATCATAAAGTAGTTGCTAATCAGGGATCAGGCATTGGTCTTTCGATTGCAAGAGAATTTGTTCGTTTGCACGGCGGAAATATTAATGTTGAGAGCAGTCCCGGTCTAGGCAGTACTTTTCACTTTGATATACCGCTAAGTGTGGCATCCAATCATTCGCCGGTTGAGCTGAGCGACATTGTGGAACTACAACCGGATGCCGAACCAACCGAGGCGATAGCATCACAAAACGGAAAACCGTTAGTGCTGATTATAGATGATGAGGCCGACTTTCGTTTTTATTTAAGGGAAAACCTGAAGGAAACTTACCGGATTGCCGAAGCAGTCGACGGTCATCAAGGCTGGCAGCTGGCGTTATCACTGCATCCCGACCTGATTCTTTCTGATGTAAATATGCCCATTATGGATGGTATGGCCCTTAGCAAAAAGCTTAAGAAAGATAAAAGAACGCTGCATATCCCATTAATTGTACTTACCGCCTCCCATCAGGAAACAGACCAGTTAATGGCTCTGGATTCCGAAGCCAACGATTTTATAACTAAACCGTTCAGCTTCGCGATATTGCAGGTAAAAATCCGGAATTTGCTTGCCCTCAATGAAAAATTGAAAGCCAGCTATTCACGACTTTTGAAAGTAACTCTTGATGAGATGGAAATTGAGTCGGAAGATGAAAAGTTTTTAAAAGCCGTCGTATTATATATCGAAAAAAACCTGACAGACCCTCAGCTATCAGTTGATGCCATAAGCCGGGAATTTCACATGAGCCGGGGGTCACTTTATAACAAAATATTAGAAATTACGGGGCTTGTGCCGGTAAAATTCATTAACTCAGTGAAGTTGGATAAGGCCGTGCAGCTCATGGAAAAAAGCGGTATGAAAGTAGCACAGATTGCATACCAAGTTGGATACTCAACGCCCAATTATTTTGCAAAAGCTTTTAAAGAAAAGTTCAACATGTCGCCGTCTGAATACATACAGCTCAAACGGCAAAGAATAAAACAACTGGATCCTCAGAATAACCTTTCAGATTAA
- a CDS encoding TonB-dependent receptor: MKVHCKVEGGKGRNHRYSHPAKIFYLTVLLLLAFLEASVAQQKRTVKGQVFDQQKNTIIGAVIRVKGTNTSLQTNSKGEFSVSVSGANPVLVVSYVGMTTQEVSVGDKDFINVSLKENVSQLGEVVVTVAYGQQKKQSVVGSIVQTDSKTLERTGGVSSLGAALTGNLPGVVTTSSTGIPGGEDPQILIRARSTWNNSSPLILVDGVERSINNVDIASVASVSVLKDASATAVFGVRGANGVILITTKRGREGKAEIRASANTVIKAPSKLPGRLDSYDMFQLRNRAIENELALRPAAWNDIMPQDIINKYRFPANDAERERYPNVDWVETLFKNNALSYNANLNIAGGTKFVKYFTSADYQKEGDLFKTFDSNRGYTAGYGFNRLNIRSNLDFQITPTTVFTTNIYGSRGVRQRPWININEYNTWGAAYYTAPNLFLPQYSDGSWGYYAPNSGQGTNSAMLLATSGSEIITTSRITTDFILEQSLGMFVKGLSIRGNLSIDNTFVENGRGINDVNNPTRQKYIDPQTGNVTYTPDKDANTQFSFKESDRWAAAGGVVDNGSTFRRMFSQVRLNYATKIGEQHNITALGLWNRDQIASGSVIPSYREEWVFRTTYGFKNKYNFEYNGAYNGSEKFGPDYRFAFFSSAGANWMISEEKFMKSLRFVDLLKLRGTYGTVGDDSGSPRFAYLSEWAFGGRTRLGTSGIPAEQSIYNWYRQTSVGNPNVRWEKVRKANIGVDFAFFNNVLSGSVDVFQDRRTDILSSGGNRAIPSYYGANAPTANKGRVDASGYEFDLRFSKNLSRNIRLWSNVNFTHAENKVIIADIPQLLPDYQKTEGKQIFQNYSYVSSGRYNNWDELYAGTPHAENDNQKLPGNAYIIDYNGDGVINASDNIPYGHTGNPQNTYSATLGLDWKNFSAFVQFYGVNNVTRQVVLTTFGGQNTLAFNQGSIWSKDNPDADVPMPRWASTPSGYQDGTRYFYDASYVRLKNAEIAYTFNQPWVKKIGMSTLRVFVNGNNLAVWSKMPDDREANYQSAGGQGWASQGAYPTVKRYNFGANITF, from the coding sequence ATGAAAGTACATTGTAAAGTGGAAGGCGGCAAAGGGCGAAATCATCGTTATAGCCATCCTGCCAAAATATTTTATCTTACTGTATTGCTGCTTTTAGCCTTTTTAGAGGCATCTGTAGCTCAACAAAAGCGTACAGTAAAGGGGCAGGTATTCGATCAGCAAAAAAACACCATCATTGGTGCAGTTATACGTGTAAAGGGTACTAACACAAGTCTTCAAACCAATAGTAAAGGCGAATTTTCGGTTTCCGTAAGTGGTGCCAATCCTGTATTGGTTGTCAGCTATGTGGGTATGACTACACAGGAAGTGAGCGTTGGCGATAAAGACTTTATCAACGTAAGCTTAAAAGAAAACGTCTCGCAGTTAGGAGAGGTTGTGGTGACCGTAGCTTACGGCCAACAAAAGAAACAAAGCGTAGTAGGGTCAATAGTGCAAACAGACAGCAAAACCCTCGAACGCACGGGTGGTGTATCCAGCTTGGGAGCTGCTTTAACAGGTAACTTGCCGGGTGTGGTAACCACTTCAAGCACAGGTATACCTGGCGGCGAAGACCCTCAGATTTTAATACGTGCCCGCAGTACCTGGAACAATTCAAGTCCGCTTATTTTGGTGGATGGCGTTGAGCGTTCTATCAACAACGTTGATATTGCCTCTGTAGCATCGGTATCCGTTTTGAAAGATGCATCGGCCACGGCGGTTTTCGGCGTGCGCGGAGCTAACGGCGTTATCCTGATTACCACCAAACGCGGTAGAGAGGGAAAAGCTGAGATTCGTGCATCGGCAAATACAGTAATCAAGGCACCTTCGAAATTACCGGGACGACTGGACTCATACGACATGTTCCAGTTACGCAACAGAGCCATTGAAAACGAATTGGCTTTAAGGCCTGCTGCCTGGAACGACATCATGCCGCAGGATATTATTAATAAATACAGGTTTCCGGCAAATGACGCCGAGCGTGAGCGTTACCCGAACGTTGACTGGGTAGAAACTTTATTTAAAAACAACGCTTTATCTTACAATGCCAACCTCAACATTGCCGGGGGTACCAAATTTGTAAAATATTTTACAAGCGCTGACTATCAAAAAGAAGGAGACCTTTTTAAGACCTTCGACAGCAACAGGGGATACACGGCCGGTTACGGATTTAACCGTTTGAATATCCGTAGCAACCTGGATTTTCAGATTACGCCAACCACCGTATTTACTACTAATATCTACGGTTCAAGGGGCGTACGTCAAAGACCTTGGATTAACATTAATGAGTATAACACTTGGGGAGCCGCGTACTACACTGCACCCAACTTGTTTTTGCCTCAATACTCAGATGGTAGCTGGGGCTATTATGCACCCAACTCCGGTCAGGGCACCAACTCAGCAATGCTTTTAGCTACAAGCGGCTCGGAGATAATCACCACATCACGGATTACGACAGACTTTATACTTGAGCAAAGTCTGGGCATGTTTGTTAAAGGTTTAAGCATACGTGGTAACTTATCTATTGATAACACTTTTGTTGAGAACGGCCGAGGAATAAATGATGTCAACAATCCGACTCGGCAAAAATATATCGACCCACAAACGGGTAACGTGACTTACACGCCGGATAAGGATGCAAATACCCAATTCAGCTTTAAAGAAAGCGACCGCTGGGCAGCTGCCGGTGGTGTAGTTGACAATGGGTCAACATTCCGTCGTATGTTTTCGCAGGTACGGTTAAATTATGCCACAAAAATTGGTGAACAGCATAATATTACAGCATTAGGTTTGTGGAATAGAGACCAGATTGCAAGTGGAAGCGTCATTCCTTCATACCGCGAAGAATGGGTGTTTAGAACCACTTACGGTTTTAAAAACAAATACAACTTCGAGTATAACGGTGCCTACAACGGGTCTGAAAAATTTGGCCCCGATTACCGGTTTGCTTTCTTTTCATCAGCCGGTGCAAACTGGATGATTTCTGAAGAGAAATTTATGAAATCGTTGAGGTTTGTCGACTTGCTTAAACTGCGCGGAACTTACGGAACCGTTGGTGATGACAGCGGCTCGCCGCGTTTTGCTTATCTTTCTGAATGGGCCTTCGGGGGCAGAACCAGGCTCGGAACATCCGGTATACCTGCCGAACAGAGTATTTATAATTGGTACCGCCAAACAAGTGTAGGTAACCCGAACGTGCGTTGGGAAAAAGTACGGAAAGCCAACATCGGTGTAGATTTTGCATTTTTCAACAATGTGCTTTCCGGTAGCGTAGATGTTTTTCAAGACAGGAGGACGGATATCTTAAGCTCGGGCGGCAACAGAGCGATTCCTTCTTATTATGGTGCAAACGCACCTACCGCAAATAAAGGTAGAGTAGATGCAAGCGGTTATGAGTTTGATTTGAGATTCAGCAAAAACTTATCGCGCAACATCCGTTTGTGGTCCAATGTAAATTTTACCCATGCCGAAAACAAGGTTATTATTGCTGACATTCCGCAACTGTTACCTGATTATCAGAAAACAGAAGGTAAACAGATTTTTCAGAACTATTCTTATGTAAGTTCCGGTCGCTATAACAACTGGGATGAGCTGTACGCTGGTACTCCACATGCCGAAAACGATAACCAGAAATTACCGGGCAACGCGTACATAATTGATTACAACGGCGACGGCGTAATAAACGCCAGTGATAACATCCCGTACGGGCATACCGGCAATCCGCAAAATACTTACAGCGCTACGCTCGGGCTCGACTGGAAAAACTTCAGCGCATTTGTCCAGTTCTATGGCGTTAATAACGTAACCAGGCAAGTGGTGCTTACCACATTCGGCGGACAAAATACCCTGGCGTTCAATCAGGGCAGCATCTGGTCAAAAGATAATCCCGACGCCGATGTTCCGATGCCGCGCTGGGCATCCACACCAAGCGGTTATCAAGACGGAACCCGCTACTTCTACGATGCTTCCTACGTCAGGTTAAAAAACGCAGAGATTGCTTACACCTTTAACCAACCTTGGGTAAAAAAGATTGGCATGTCAACGCTTCGTGTATTTGTTAACGGTAACAACTTAGCCGTATGGAGCAAAATGCCTGATGACCGCGAAGCTAATTACCAGAGCGCTGGCGGACAGGGATGGGCGTCTCAGGGTGCATACCCAACTGTTAAACGCTACAACTTTGGTGCAAATATCACTTTCTAA
- a CDS encoding 2-hydroxyacid dehydrogenase, with the protein MKVVAYSIKSFEKEFLARANQKKHDITLISNPLSPETAIYAEGKDAVVVFTNDNVSAPVINQLADLGIKYIATRSAGTDHIDKEAASLRGIKLANVPVYSPQAIAEHTVALALALNRQVVKAEAHSLHFDFRQDELIGFNFFGKTVGLIGLGYIGRATAAIFNGLGCRVIAYDAFLTESLPGIALVSFDEVLAQSDIISLHAPLTPDTHHLINQATLTKMKDGVMLLNTSRGGLLNTQDVVDALNTGKVGYLGIDVYENEKGLFFEDHEHDHLKDTLLADLMSHPNVLVTPHQAYLTKEALQQIADQTIQNLDQWQQNKCVGKACVCARNCRAAIPVSC; encoded by the coding sequence ATGAAAGTGGTAGCTTACAGTATAAAGTCATTCGAGAAAGAGTTTTTGGCCAGGGCCAATCAAAAAAAGCATGACATCACGCTTATATCCAATCCATTAAGCCCTGAGACTGCTATCTATGCAGAAGGTAAGGATGCGGTGGTGGTTTTTACCAATGATAATGTATCGGCACCGGTAATTAACCAACTGGCCGATTTAGGTATCAAGTATATTGCTACCCGTTCGGCCGGTACCGATCATATAGACAAGGAGGCGGCCAGCCTGCGTGGCATTAAGTTAGCTAACGTGCCGGTATATTCGCCCCAGGCTATCGCTGAGCATACTGTTGCGCTGGCACTCGCCCTGAACCGGCAAGTGGTAAAGGCCGAAGCGCACAGCCTTCACTTTGATTTTAGGCAGGATGAACTGATAGGTTTTAACTTTTTCGGAAAAACAGTTGGATTGATCGGCTTGGGGTATATTGGACGGGCTACCGCAGCTATCTTTAACGGATTAGGCTGCCGGGTAATTGCTTACGATGCTTTTTTAACCGAAAGCCTTCCCGGCATAGCATTAGTTTCGTTTGATGAAGTGCTGGCCCAGTCAGATATTATATCACTCCATGCACCGCTTACGCCAGATACCCACCACCTCATCAACCAGGCAACCTTAACCAAGATGAAAGACGGCGTAATGCTGTTGAATACCTCTCGCGGTGGCTTATTAAATACGCAAGATGTCGTTGATGCCCTGAACACCGGCAAAGTTGGCTACCTGGGTATTGATGTGTACGAGAACGAAAAGGGTTTGTTTTTTGAAGATCATGAGCATGATCACCTCAAGGATACCCTGCTTGCAGATTTGATGAGCCATCCCAACGTCCTGGTAACTCCGCACCAGGCTTATTTAACGAAAGAAGCCCTGCAACAGATCGCCGATCAAACTATACAAAACCTGGATCAGTGGCAGCAAAATAAATGCGTAGGCAAAGCCTGCGTGTGCGCCCGGAACTGCCGCGCTGCTATACCAGTTTCCTGCTAA